In Terriglobia bacterium, the following are encoded in one genomic region:
- a CDS encoding DUF3300 domain-containing protein: MKKFLAFLLIFAITFAVPSAGARPLANALSPQDEGYDQGYETYFSADQLENLVAPIALYPDPLLAQVLLAATFPDQIDEAARTVRAYGAGYAIDSAPWDVSVKAVAHYPTVLSMMADKIDWTTSLGQAYVNQSSDLMDAVQRLRRQARSRGYLVSSPQQQIVETDGYLYIYPEQPEYIYVPYYDPAVIFASYPGYYVSSALWFGTGFLIGAWLNHDCDWGHHRVFYHGWGGGGPVWIARSRSHIHINNIYVNDRYRNVAPNRHVLDRHVNYGALDRYNSVHRGVDYNNVRRPRTDAGQRTNAGPRPAPVSPGNQHPDNKIIRRTIDPNDPHIESHRGRTQEPQPQVQQPNIPRPEDRRRETPQVQQPQVQQPNIPRPEDRRRETPQVQQPQVQQPNIPRPEDRRRETPQVQQPQVQQPNIPRPETHRPDIQQPQVQRPQVQQPQVQQPNIPRPEGRRPDIQQQVPHTTLPAQVPRTNPAPPQPRQPDVQRQPPSVFKGGGGGGGSFDPRASSQRGQQSRQQQSHPVQQAPQAPRQQAPAQQHGQQGQPRGRGR, from the coding sequence ATGAAGAAATTTTTGGCATTCTTACTTATCTTCGCAATCACATTCGCGGTTCCTTCCGCCGGGGCGCGGCCACTTGCGAACGCGCTATCGCCCCAGGACGAAGGATATGACCAGGGATACGAAACCTATTTCTCAGCCGACCAACTGGAGAACCTGGTTGCGCCCATTGCGCTGTATCCTGATCCGCTGCTCGCGCAGGTCTTGCTGGCAGCAACTTTTCCTGACCAGATTGATGAAGCGGCCCGCACCGTCCGCGCTTATGGCGCCGGATACGCCATTGATTCTGCGCCCTGGGATGTAAGCGTGAAAGCCGTGGCGCACTATCCCACCGTGCTTTCCATGATGGCTGACAAAATCGATTGGACCACTTCGCTCGGCCAGGCCTACGTCAACCAGTCTTCTGATCTCATGGATGCCGTGCAGCGCCTGCGCAGGCAGGCCCGCTCCCGCGGATATCTGGTCAGCTCGCCGCAGCAGCAAATCGTTGAGACCGACGGCTATCTTTATATTTATCCGGAACAACCGGAATATATCTATGTCCCATACTATGATCCGGCAGTCATCTTTGCCTCGTACCCGGGATACTATGTCAGCTCTGCTCTCTGGTTCGGCACGGGGTTTCTCATTGGCGCATGGCTCAATCATGATTGCGACTGGGGTCATCATCGCGTCTTTTATCATGGCTGGGGAGGCGGCGGCCCGGTTTGGATCGCGCGTTCGCGCTCTCACATCCATATCAACAACATTTACGTCAACGATAGATATCGCAACGTGGCGCCAAACCGTCACGTCCTTGATCGGCACGTTAACTATGGCGCGCTGGACCGCTACAACAGCGTCCATCGTGGCGTGGATTACAACAATGTGCGCCGCCCGCGCACCGATGCCGGTCAGCGAACCAACGCCGGCCCCCGCCCCGCGCCGGTAAGTCCGGGCAATCAGCACCCTGACAACAAAATAATTCGCCGCACCATCGATCCCAATGATCCTCACATTGAATCTCATCGCGGACGCACGCAAGAGCCTCAACCGCAGGTTCAGCAACCAAACATTCCTCGACCTGAAGACCGCCGTCGTGAGACTCCGCAGGTCCAGCAACCGCAGGTTCAGCAACCAAACATTCCTCGACCTGAAGACCGCCGTCGTGAAACCCCGCAGGTTCAACAACCGCAGGTTCAACAACCAAACATTCCTCGACCTGAAGACCGCCGTCGTGAGACTCCGCAGGTCCAGCAACCACAGGTTCAGCAACCAAACATTCCTCGACCTGAAACTCATCGGCCTGACATTCAGCAACCGCAAGTTCAGCGGCCGCAGGTCCAGCAACCACAGGTCCAGCAACCCAACATTCCTCGACCTGAAGGACGCCGCCCTGATATTCAGCAACAAGTTCCACACACGACTCTTCCCGCGCAGGTTCCCAGGACAAATCCAGCACCGCCGCAACCACGGCAGCCGGACGTGCAGCGCCAGCCGCCATCTGTCTTCAAGGGTGGTGGTGGAGGCGGTGGTTCTTTCGATCCCCGAGCGTCCAGCCAGCGCGGCCAGCAAAGCCGCCAGCAACAGAGTCATCCAGTGCAGCAGGCTCCGCAAGCTCCGCGGCAGCAGGCTCCAGCTCAACAGCACGGCCAGCAAGGCCAGCCACGCGGCAGGGGGCGGTAA
- a CDS encoding PilZ domain-containing protein, with product MATQARLRSVPGGKVSPERAVFRRWQRYRLNLPIRLIHTKDGTTKIMAGRGNDMSEGGVLVFAGMELKTGDEVLIEFTPPFAAGPVRARGLVRHRRGYNYGIEFAHDTKEDQEQTEKFRGLLRLAAGNATE from the coding sequence ATGGCAACGCAAGCGCGCTTACGTTCGGTCCCGGGTGGCAAGGTGTCTCCAGAAAGAGCGGTTTTCAGACGCTGGCAGCGGTACCGGCTCAATCTTCCTATTCGACTTATTCATACCAAGGACGGCACAACAAAAATAATGGCCGGCCGTGGAAATGACATGTCGGAGGGAGGCGTTCTGGTGTTTGCCGGCATGGAGCTCAAGACGGGCGACGAAGTGCTGATTGAGTTTACGCCGCCGTTTGCCGCTGGACCTGTTCGCGCGCGGGGCCTGGTGCGCCATCGCCGCGGCTACAATTACGGGATTGAGTTCGCGCACGATACCAAAGAAGACCAGGAGCAGACAGAAAAGTTTCGTGGACTGCTTCGCCTGGCCGCCGGCAACGCGACAGAGTAG
- a CDS encoding nucleotide sugar dehydrogenase — protein sequence MSTLEYIATPSDSLTTKLENRTAKIGVIGLGYVGLPLVLLFSEQDFRVTGFDVDAKKVDIIKRGGSYIVRIPETEIQAAKSKGFTATADYSQISNMDAIIICVPTPLDDHHEPDLSFIEATAEAIVPHLRAGQLVVLESTTYPGTTEELLIPILEKNPLGLKAARGDEEAANTFYVAFSPEREDPGNDTVARCDIPKVVGGLNKKATEFGRQMYGTIFHKTVPVSTPAAAEMTKLLENIYRCVNIALVNELKLLSLRMGIDIWEVIAAASTKPFGFQPFYPGPGLGGHCIPIDPFYLSWKAKEYDFHTRFIELAGEINLNMPYHCVASTAAALNTQRKSLNGANVLVLGVAYKKDIDDLRESPSLTIIELLQKEGAKVSYNDPFFEYVGRGRKYNLEMKNTPLENLGQYDAVVIVTDHSSYDYAQIVAEANLVVDTRNATKGIQSAKIVRC from the coding sequence ATGAGCACTTTGGAATATATAGCTACGCCCTCTGATTCATTGACCACCAAGCTGGAAAACCGCACGGCAAAAATTGGCGTGATTGGCCTGGGTTACGTTGGCCTTCCGCTGGTGCTGCTTTTCAGCGAACAAGATTTCCGGGTAACCGGCTTTGACGTTGACGCAAAGAAAGTTGACATCATTAAGCGCGGCGGATCGTACATTGTGCGGATCCCCGAAACCGAAATTCAGGCGGCCAAAAGCAAAGGCTTTACGGCGACCGCCGATTACTCACAGATTTCAAACATGGACGCGATCATCATCTGCGTGCCGACTCCGCTGGATGATCACCATGAGCCTGACCTGAGCTTTATTGAAGCGACAGCGGAAGCGATTGTTCCCCACCTGCGGGCCGGACAACTGGTAGTGCTGGAAAGCACGACGTATCCGGGCACGACGGAAGAGTTGCTGATACCGATCCTGGAGAAGAATCCGCTGGGGCTGAAGGCGGCGCGCGGCGATGAAGAAGCCGCAAACACTTTCTATGTGGCGTTTTCTCCGGAGCGCGAAGATCCGGGCAATGACACGGTGGCGCGCTGCGACATACCAAAAGTTGTGGGCGGGCTGAACAAGAAGGCGACTGAGTTTGGTCGCCAGATGTATGGCACCATCTTTCACAAGACCGTTCCGGTCTCAACGCCGGCGGCGGCGGAGATGACGAAGCTGCTGGAAAATATCTATCGGTGCGTGAACATTGCACTGGTGAATGAACTTAAGTTGCTGAGCCTGCGCATGGGAATCGATATTTGGGAAGTGATTGCAGCGGCTTCAACCAAGCCGTTTGGGTTCCAGCCGTTTTATCCGGGGCCGGGACTGGGCGGACACTGCATTCCGATTGATCCTTTTTATCTCTCATGGAAAGCCAAGGAGTATGACTTCCATACGCGGTTCATTGAGCTGGCCGGAGAGATCAACCTGAACATGCCGTATCACTGCGTGGCTTCGACCGCGGCGGCGCTGAACACGCAGCGCAAGAGCCTGAACGGAGCAAACGTCCTGGTGCTGGGCGTGGCTTATAAGAAGGACATTGACGATCTGCGCGAGTCGCCGTCACTGACGATTATTGAGCTGCTGCAGAAAGAAGGCGCAAAGGTCAGCTATAACGATCCGTTCTTTGAATACGTGGGACGCGGCCGCAAATACAATCTGGAAATGAAAAACACGCCACTGGAAAATCTTGGCCAATATGACGCCGTAGTCATCGTGACAGACCATTCGTCGTACGATTACGCGCAGATTGTGGCTGAAGCGAACCTTGTGGTGGACACGCGCAACGCGACGAAAGGCATTCAGAGCGCTAAGATCGTGCGCTGCTAA
- a CDS encoding DUF2950 domain-containing protein: MEKQLTVSRSANLYSLFFLGLVLLMATALPAIAANYAESKQSLFASPEDAKQALVDAVKAKDRAALGEIFGPGNDKLLSGDPVQDNRELDQFVAALDQSAKLEPAPDGDKVTLTVGADNWPFPIPIVKQGDKWRFDTAAGTEEILNRRIGENELSAIATCRAYVLAQWEYFTERDHDNDGVAEYAQKFASSPGQKDGLYWETVEGEKPSPMGELVAAARLEGYTNTGKPRAAATTEKEKAAPRQRTPYHGYYFRIIKSQGPHAPGGKYDYVINGNMIAGYALIAYPDKWGSSGVMTFIVNQQGRVYQKNLGADTAKVAPEIKEYDPDATWKLVNE, encoded by the coding sequence ATGGAGAAACAACTAACTGTCTCACGCTCCGCAAATTTATATTCATTATTTTTTCTCGGTCTTGTTCTGCTGATGGCTACAGCTTTGCCGGCCATCGCCGCAAACTACGCGGAAAGCAAGCAGAGCCTGTTCGCCAGTCCTGAAGATGCCAAACAAGCCCTGGTGGACGCGGTCAAAGCCAAAGACCGCGCAGCGTTGGGAGAGATATTTGGGCCGGGAAATGACAAGCTGCTCTCCGGTGATCCTGTCCAGGACAATCGCGAACTGGACCAGTTCGTCGCCGCTCTTGATCAGTCTGCCAAGCTTGAGCCTGCGCCCGACGGAGACAAGGTCACGCTCACCGTTGGCGCGGATAACTGGCCGTTTCCCATTCCAATCGTCAAGCAAGGCGATAAGTGGCGCTTTGACACCGCAGCCGGTACTGAAGAAATACTAAATCGGCGCATCGGAGAAAACGAACTCTCCGCTATCGCCACCTGCCGCGCCTACGTGCTGGCGCAGTGGGAATATTTCACTGAGCGCGATCACGATAATGATGGCGTAGCCGAATATGCGCAGAAATTTGCCAGCTCTCCCGGACAAAAAGATGGGCTCTACTGGGAAACCGTTGAAGGCGAGAAGCCCAGCCCCATGGGCGAGCTGGTCGCGGCTGCGCGTCTTGAAGGTTACACAAACACCGGCAAGCCTAGAGCTGCCGCCACTACAGAGAAAGAGAAAGCCGCTCCCCGCCAGCGTACTCCTTATCACGGATACTATTTCAGGATTATCAAGAGCCAGGGCCCGCACGCGCCCGGCGGAAAATATGACTACGTCATCAACGGAAACATGATTGCCGGCTACGCTTTGATTGCCTATCCCGACAAATGGGGCAGCTCGGGTGTAATGACTTTCATCGTGAATCAGCAGGGACGCGTCTACCAGAAAAATCTCGGTGCAGACACGGCAAAGGTCGCACCCGAGATCAAGGAATACGATCCTGATGCAACTTGGAAGTTGGTAAACGAGTAG
- a CDS encoding FAD-dependent oxidoreductase: MTDPIHTRCCIAGGGPAGMMLGFLLARAGVDVCVLEKHADFLRDFRGDTIHPSTLELMYELGILEDFLKRPHQEILELGGQVGKEMVTIADFRHLPTHCKFLALMPQWDFLNFIVEHARQYPAFRLMMQTEVVDLLEDNGAIAGVVAKTPTGVMEIRADLTVGADGRHSVVRERARLQVIDLGAPMDVFWMRLSRRSTDPAQTFGHVEPGKIFVMLDREDYWQCAYVIPKGRGEEIKSKGLTAFREEIAALSPFLRDRVEELRDWKDISLLTVAVDRLARWFRPGLLCIGDAAHAMSPIGGVGINLAIQDAVAAANILSSKLRQGTPSVEDLQAVQRRRMFPTRATQRMQLVIQNNVIRRVLGATKPISLPWFLKLFRRFPYLRRFPARVVGIGFRPEHIRTGAQEKMGSRSMIDDH; the protein is encoded by the coding sequence ATGACCGACCCCATCCACACTCGTTGCTGCATTGCCGGAGGAGGACCAGCCGGCATGATGCTGGGCTTTCTTCTGGCCAGAGCGGGCGTGGATGTATGTGTGCTGGAAAAGCATGCGGATTTTCTGCGTGATTTCCGCGGTGACACCATTCATCCTTCAACGCTGGAACTGATGTATGAGCTGGGGATTCTGGAAGATTTTCTCAAGCGTCCGCATCAGGAAATACTTGAACTGGGCGGACAGGTGGGCAAGGAGATGGTGACCATCGCCGATTTCCGCCACCTGCCAACCCATTGCAAGTTCCTGGCGCTCATGCCGCAGTGGGACTTCCTGAACTTTATTGTCGAACATGCGCGGCAGTATCCGGCTTTCCGCCTCATGATGCAGACTGAGGTGGTTGATCTGCTAGAAGACAACGGCGCAATCGCGGGCGTGGTTGCGAAGACGCCCACAGGCGTGATGGAGATTCGCGCGGATCTTACAGTCGGCGCAGACGGCCGCCATTCTGTGGTGCGTGAACGCGCCAGGTTGCAGGTCATCGACCTGGGCGCGCCCATGGATGTCTTCTGGATGCGCTTGAGCCGGCGCTCTACCGATCCGGCGCAGACTTTTGGCCACGTGGAACCCGGCAAGATCTTTGTAATGCTGGACCGTGAAGATTACTGGCAGTGCGCGTACGTGATTCCCAAGGGCCGGGGTGAAGAGATCAAGAGCAAGGGGCTAACCGCTTTCCGCGAAGAGATTGCCGCACTGTCTCCGTTTCTCCGCGACCGCGTGGAGGAATTGCGAGACTGGAAAGATATAAGCCTGCTTACTGTGGCGGTGGACCGGCTGGCGCGCTGGTTTCGTCCGGGGTTGTTGTGCATTGGCGATGCGGCGCATGCCATGTCGCCGATTGGAGGTGTTGGAATCAACCTGGCCATTCAGGACGCAGTGGCTGCCGCGAATATCCTAAGCAGCAAGCTGCGGCAAGGAACTCCTTCTGTCGAAGATCTTCAGGCAGTGCAGCGCCGACGGATGTTTCCAACACGGGCCACGCAACGCATGCAACTGGTGATACAGAACAACGTGATCAGGCGCGTACTGGGCGCGACAAAACCCATATCGCTTCCCTGGTTTCTAAAATTGTTCCGTCGATTTCCCTACCTTCGCCGCTTCCCCGCGCGCGTGGTTGGCATTGGATTCCGGCCGGAGCACATCAGGACGGGTGCGCAGGAAAAGATGGGCTCTCGATCAATGATCGATGATCACTGA
- a CDS encoding SRPBCC family protein, whose protein sequence is MDKRKLGWLIAIAGAVVASVWYRVTVFERLEQTSALFIGIPALIAALCVLTPKPASATGTALKSVTLFIGISGVFLGEGLICILMASPLFYLVAIIIGIARDRADKQSTIVSCVLILTMVPISSEGTRPGLSFSREETVTAERMLVATPEQVNAALAAPPKTNSTLPLYLRMGFPRPVSANIQGTAVGARETIHFAGGEGKPGDLVLEVAEHTDRRLRWRSISDTSHVAHWLKWKESTVEWAAVDASHTRVRWTLHYRRLLDPAWYFGPWERYATRLAADQLIQDAATPR, encoded by the coding sequence ATGGATAAGCGGAAATTGGGCTGGCTTATTGCAATCGCAGGCGCAGTGGTGGCAAGCGTGTGGTACCGGGTGACGGTGTTTGAACGGCTGGAACAGACCTCGGCGCTTTTTATCGGGATTCCCGCACTGATCGCTGCTCTTTGCGTGCTGACGCCGAAGCCGGCCAGCGCTACGGGAACGGCATTGAAATCTGTGACGCTTTTCATCGGCATTTCCGGCGTGTTTCTTGGCGAAGGGCTCATTTGCATCCTGATGGCATCACCGCTCTTTTATTTGGTCGCCATCATCATTGGCATTGCGCGTGACCGGGCCGATAAACAGTCCACCATCGTTTCCTGCGTGCTTATTCTGACGATGGTTCCAATCAGCAGTGAAGGCACTCGTCCGGGCTTATCTTTCAGCCGCGAGGAAACGGTAACCGCGGAGCGCATGCTTGTTGCAACGCCAGAACAGGTGAATGCAGCGCTTGCCGCTCCGCCAAAGACCAACAGCACTCTTCCACTGTATCTGCGGATGGGCTTCCCCAGACCTGTGAGCGCAAACATTCAGGGAACTGCGGTAGGCGCGCGCGAAACCATTCACTTTGCCGGAGGGGAAGGCAAGCCGGGCGATCTGGTGCTGGAAGTTGCTGAGCACACGGACAGGCGGTTGCGTTGGCGTTCCATTTCAGACACCAGCCATGTGGCGCATTGGCTGAAGTGGAAAGAGTCCACTGTTGAGTGGGCAGCCGTGGATGCTTCCCACACACGCGTGCGATGGACATTGCACTATCGGCGCCTTCTGGATCCGGCCTGGTACTTTGGCCCGTGGGAACGCTACGCAACGCGCCTGGCGGCGGACCAGCTGATTCAAGATGCAGCTACGCCGAGGTGA
- a CDS encoding isoprenylcysteine carboxylmethyltransferase family protein produces the protein MNRTFIIRAISLYVPLVSALALWNWRKPAQREATGALLATAWNLPALLGVNLMAMHFGWWSFSVNGGTLFGMPVDLWIGWSAFWGTAAGLLFRYTPLWIVAIVLGIADLVLMPMCAPVVMLGKRWLIGECIALSVCVAPGLLLARWTRDCRSVKRRALLQTVCFSGLFLLSTVAVANASERLERLAHITSLHLHLLAIAIFLAALPGVSAVQEFAKVGQGTPLPFDPPQQLVRSGIYRYIANPMQSSTALLLIVMAIGLRLPWLLLGSLVSIVYSAGLAHWDEDSDLRQRYGQSFLDYRRQVRNWLPRWRPAINQPARIYLAEDCFKCSQMAAFLKSLTPIGLEVVAAEDHPRRNLERMTYESDAVEDDGLAALARAMEHVNLGYALAGMALRLPGINAALQAIVDASGGGPMPVRRRSCEIPAPRIQKTAK, from the coding sequence TTGAATCGCACATTCATCATTCGGGCAATCTCGCTGTATGTTCCGCTTGTGTCTGCGCTGGCGCTTTGGAACTGGCGCAAGCCGGCGCAGCGAGAGGCCACAGGCGCTCTGCTGGCAACCGCGTGGAACCTGCCTGCGCTGCTCGGGGTGAACCTGATGGCAATGCATTTCGGCTGGTGGAGTTTCAGCGTGAACGGCGGCACCTTGTTCGGAATGCCCGTGGACCTCTGGATCGGATGGTCAGCTTTCTGGGGGACTGCGGCCGGGTTGCTGTTTCGCTATACACCTCTATGGATCGTGGCCATAGTACTGGGAATCGCCGACCTGGTCCTGATGCCGATGTGCGCTCCTGTGGTGATGCTGGGAAAGAGATGGTTGATCGGTGAATGCATTGCTTTGTCCGTATGTGTGGCCCCTGGCCTTTTGCTGGCCCGCTGGACACGCGATTGCCGCAGCGTGAAGCGACGGGCACTCCTGCAGACAGTGTGCTTCAGCGGTTTGTTCCTTCTTTCAACCGTGGCGGTGGCCAACGCCTCAGAAAGACTTGAGCGGTTGGCGCACATCACGTCACTCCATCTACATTTGCTGGCGATAGCAATCTTTCTGGCCGCGCTGCCCGGTGTCAGTGCGGTGCAGGAGTTTGCTAAAGTCGGGCAGGGAACGCCACTGCCTTTTGATCCACCACAGCAACTGGTGCGCAGCGGTATTTACCGTTACATTGCCAATCCCATGCAGAGTTCCACAGCGCTGTTGCTGATTGTGATGGCTATTGGGCTAAGGCTCCCATGGCTGCTGCTGGGATCTCTGGTTTCCATTGTGTACAGCGCCGGCCTGGCACACTGGGACGAAGACAGTGATTTGCGACAGCGCTATGGTCAAAGCTTTCTTGACTATCGCAGGCAGGTACGAAACTGGCTGCCGCGGTGGCGTCCTGCAATTAACCAGCCGGCGCGCATTTATCTTGCAGAAGATTGCTTCAAGTGTTCCCAGATGGCGGCCTTCCTGAAAAGCTTGACGCCTATTGGGCTGGAGGTTGTTGCGGCTGAAGACCATCCACGGCGCAATCTGGAGAGGATGACCTACGAATCAGACGCAGTTGAAGACGATGGGCTGGCTGCGCTGGCGCGGGCCATGGAGCATGTGAATCTTGGTTATGCATTAGCCGGTATGGCCTTGCGACTTCCCGGCATCAACGCCGCATTACAGGCAATTGTTGATGCAAGCGGCGGAGGGCCAATGCCGGTTAGACGCAGGAGTTGTGAGATTCCGGCGCCGAGGATCCAAAAGACTGCTAAGTAA
- a CDS encoding NADPH:quinone oxidoreductase family protein — MRAVLCKEWGGPEKLVVEDVPSPAIKNGAVRIAVQAAGINFADLLLISGQYQEKPAFPFTPGMECSGTVTEVGAGVSSLRVGDRVMALTGTGAFAEEVVVDAGRVYKIPDSMDFISAAGFPVTYGTSHGAFDWRAHLQSGEWLLVFGAAGGVGLTAVEIGKAMGAHVIACANGPEKLAIAKEHGADHLIDYSREDIRERVKAITGGHNADVIYDPVGGDAFDAGLRSIAWCGRIIIIGFTSGRIPQIPANIVLVKNIDVIGFYWGSHQPRKPELLRDSYSKLLRWFEEGKLKPHVSQHLDLKDAASAMELLRQRKSTGKVVLTTGRV; from the coding sequence ATGCGCGCGGTGCTGTGCAAAGAATGGGGTGGTCCAGAAAAACTGGTGGTTGAAGATGTACCTTCGCCAGCGATTAAAAATGGCGCGGTGCGGATTGCCGTGCAAGCCGCCGGTATCAATTTTGCCGACCTTCTGCTGATCTCCGGCCAATACCAGGAGAAACCCGCGTTTCCGTTTACGCCCGGCATGGAATGTTCCGGCACGGTCACTGAAGTGGGCGCGGGCGTGAGCAGCTTGCGCGTTGGCGATCGGGTAATGGCGCTGACCGGTACAGGCGCGTTTGCGGAAGAGGTTGTGGTTGACGCGGGCCGCGTATACAAAATTCCTGACTCCATGGATTTCATTTCCGCCGCGGGATTTCCCGTGACGTATGGCACGTCGCACGGCGCGTTTGACTGGCGCGCGCATCTCCAGTCCGGCGAATGGCTGCTGGTCTTTGGCGCCGCTGGTGGCGTTGGGCTCACAGCAGTCGAAATTGGCAAAGCCATGGGCGCGCATGTGATTGCGTGCGCCAATGGCCCGGAAAAACTTGCTATCGCCAAAGAGCACGGCGCGGACCACCTGATTGACTATTCGCGGGAAGACATCCGCGAGCGGGTGAAGGCCATTACGGGCGGCCATAATGCCGATGTGATCTATGATCCGGTGGGCGGCGACGCGTTTGACGCCGGCCTGCGCTCGATCGCATGGTGCGGACGCATCATTATTATCGGTTTCACTTCCGGACGCATTCCCCAGATTCCCGCCAATATCGTGCTGGTCAAGAACATTGACGTAATCGGCTTTTACTGGGGATCGCATCAGCCGCGCAAGCCGGAGCTTCTGCGCGACTCCTACAGCAAACTGCTGCGCTGGTTTGAAGAAGGCAAACTCAAGCCACACGTCTCGCAACACTTGGACCTCAAGGATGCCGCCTCGGCCATGGAACTGCTGCGGCAACGCAAGTCGACAGGCAAAGTGGTGCTGACGACGGGCAGAGTCTGA
- a CDS encoding IPT/TIG domain-containing protein codes for MKFLLALALLLVLPLSLAAQSPPRIFFSDLESGPNVGGQKNLGVWVTIWGKGFGAERGASTITIGGGAAADYPIWSDTKITFQLGPAAKTGPIVVNVKGKSGDGASNGLPFTVRAGKIYFVAVNGSDRRNGSVQSPWKTIVHAKDRMSAGDVTYIKDGVAQTSEDHFTAYMSMDRDGGNNSGKAGAPKALVAYPGARATIGKAYGLDYGIRTPNIQAREDYWVISQLHIIGGKQAIDMGGAGWKIVGNDIECPGGDGQVGCVQASGASGIKFYGNEVHNAGAGPVASKFYHAVYFSTDSNHIDVGWNHIHDNMTCRAVQFHSSPLCRPDCGARDQTGHDQFDLHVHDNLIHGDSCNGINFATVDPSKGPVEAYNNVIYHVGVADPKDGGGAFSCIYVAGITNTGPVGTGAVEVFNNTLYDCAANRSRNSDGSRGAFSVGAAPAGLTLRLRNNIVYQLPGEVYLDGNKAQITGEKNLWFGAGNAPGQTAANINADPQFIDLGKFDFHLRGASPARDAGATVLPNNPFDLSKGGATDKDGVERPQGKAFDLGAYEAPE; via the coding sequence ATGAAATTCTTGCTCGCCCTCGCGCTGTTGCTCGTGTTGCCGCTGTCTCTTGCCGCACAATCTCCGCCCCGCATCTTTTTCTCTGACCTTGAAAGCGGCCCCAACGTTGGCGGACAGAAAAATCTGGGCGTCTGGGTGACGATCTGGGGCAAGGGCTTTGGCGCGGAGCGCGGCGCTTCAACAATAACAATCGGCGGCGGCGCGGCGGCGGACTATCCTATATGGTCTGATACGAAGATCACCTTTCAACTGGGGCCTGCGGCGAAGACGGGCCCGATCGTCGTGAACGTGAAAGGGAAGAGTGGCGACGGCGCAAGCAACGGTCTGCCTTTCACTGTCCGCGCGGGAAAGATTTATTTCGTCGCGGTGAATGGCAGTGACCGGCGCAATGGAAGCGTTCAATCGCCGTGGAAAACGATTGTCCATGCCAAGGACCGCATGTCCGCGGGCGACGTGACTTATATAAAAGACGGCGTGGCGCAAACTTCTGAAGACCACTTTACCGCGTACATGAGCATGGACCGCGATGGCGGCAACAACTCCGGCAAAGCGGGCGCGCCCAAGGCGCTGGTGGCGTATCCGGGAGCGCGCGCGACGATTGGCAAAGCGTACGGCCTGGACTATGGCATTCGCACGCCGAACATTCAGGCGCGCGAGGATTACTGGGTGATCTCGCAACTGCATATCATCGGCGGCAAGCAGGCGATTGATATGGGTGGCGCGGGCTGGAAGATTGTTGGCAATGACATTGAATGTCCCGGCGGCGATGGCCAGGTGGGATGCGTGCAAGCGAGCGGCGCCAGCGGCATAAAGTTTTATGGGAATGAAGTGCACAATGCCGGCGCGGGACCGGTGGCGTCAAAGTTTTATCACGCGGTGTATTTCAGCACGGACTCCAACCACATTGACGTTGGCTGGAACCATATTCATGACAACATGACGTGCCGCGCCGTGCAGTTCCATTCGTCGCCGCTGTGCCGCCCGGATTGCGGCGCGCGCGACCAGACAGGCCATGACCAGTTTGATCTTCACGTGCATGACAACCTTATCCATGGCGATAGCTGCAACGGAATAAACTTTGCCACCGTCGATCCCAGCAAAGGCCCGGTGGAGGCGTATAACAACGTGATCTATCACGTTGGCGTGGCCGATCCTAAAGATGGCGGCGGCGCTTTTTCCTGTATCTATGTTGCGGGCATCACGAACACCGGCCCTGTGGGCACAGGCGCCGTGGAAGTATTCAACAATACTTTGTACGACTGCGCAGCCAATCGCTCGCGAAACTCTGACGGTTCACGCGGCGCGTTTAGCGTGGGGGCCGCGCCGGCGGGATTGACGCTCCGTCTGCGCAATAACATTGTGTATCAGCTGCCCGGAGAAGTTTATCTTGACGGCAACAAAGCGCAGATTACCGGCGAGAAAAATCTGTGGTTCGGAGCAGGGAACGCGCCGGGGCAGACCGCTGCAAACATAAACGCCGATCCGCAATTCATCGATCTGGGAAAATTTGATTTCCATTTGCGCGGCGCCAGCCCGGCACGCGATGCGGGCGCAACCGTGCTGCCGAATAATCCATTTGATCTGAGCAAGGGCGGCGCGACGGATAAAGATGGTGTGGAGCGTCCGCAAGGAAAGGCATTTGACCTGGGCGCGTATGAAGCGCCGGAGTAA